A genome region from Natranaeroarchaeum sulfidigenes includes the following:
- a CDS encoding universal stress protein: MKPTIIVPVRVLEGEGIEQGVVELLANARVVLVGYHVLPEQTAPGQAREQFEERAQNRLTDIAEQFEGVGATVEKRMVFTQDSDQSIDRVAEEVDADATMVLNPATEMKDVLVAVRGDVILDRIVDVVGGLLHRTDISVTLLHVATPDSDIDGTALLDETSAVLQEAGVSDDRVESRIETSGTPLDRIAEIANNYDAIVLGESNPSVTTFLFGETSQKVAERFMLPVVRIRQPRDIEDADAEIAEAAEEATDDGEDEIDGEESE, translated from the coding sequence ATGAAACCCACAATCATCGTTCCGGTGCGCGTACTCGAAGGCGAAGGTATCGAACAGGGCGTCGTCGAGCTGCTGGCTAACGCTCGCGTCGTGCTGGTCGGGTATCACGTCCTGCCCGAACAGACGGCTCCCGGGCAGGCCAGAGAACAGTTCGAAGAACGAGCACAGAACCGACTCACTGATATAGCCGAGCAGTTCGAAGGGGTTGGGGCCACGGTCGAAAAGCGGATGGTCTTCACACAGGATTCCGACCAGTCGATCGACCGGGTCGCAGAGGAAGTCGACGCCGACGCGACGATGGTGCTGAACCCGGCCACCGAGATGAAAGACGTCTTGGTTGCCGTCCGTGGCGACGTCATCCTCGATCGAATCGTCGACGTTGTCGGTGGTCTCCTGCACAGGACGGACATTTCGGTTACACTCTTGCACGTCGCAACGCCGGACAGCGATATCGATGGAACCGCGCTGCTCGACGAAACCAGTGCTGTCCTGCAGGAGGCGGGCGTCTCCGACGACCGGGTCGAGTCACGGATCGAAACCTCAGGCACCCCCCTTGATCGGATCGCGGAGATCGCCAACAACTACGACGCGATCGTTCTCGGTGAGTCCAACCCGTCCGTGACGACGTTCCTGTTCGGAGAGACGAGTCAGAAGGTCGCAGAACGGTTCATGCTACCTGTCGTCAGGATTCGGCAACCGCGTGACATCGAAGACGCTGACGCTGAAATCGCCGAAGCAGCCGAGGAGGCGACAGATGACGGTGAAGACGAGATAGATGGCGAGGAGTCCGAATGA
- a CDS encoding APC family permease: MDRPLDEGRAGEGDPPAVDDVEMTEEATVHDDTELERTIGLVGGLAIGVGTMIGAGIFVFPGLAAGEAGPAAAVSFAIGGVVALLVALPASELATAMPRSGGGYYFISRGLGSVYGAIVGISLWLGLVFASAFYLVGFGEYAGAALAEVGISLPGSASIALGVAFGVILTVLSATGTENAAKLQNLIVGFLLLILSVFLTYGSLDALGVFGAESVPEAFAPQGYFPVLTTAALVFTSYLGFAQIATVAGEIKSPSRNLPLAMVGSVLIVTVFYVVTIFVATSAVGSEALEGFGETAMVEVGREFFGTGGAVAILLAGLLATFSSANASILSSSRAIYALSKDALLPAKASEINLRYGTPHIALALAGGPIVVLTATGQVELLAEVASFLHLVMYGLICIALIVLRRNPPDWYDPDYRMPGYPLLPAVGAVSSFGLIAFMGRVSIAVGGIIMVMAVVWHRYYAREVRLKGVL, encoded by the coding sequence ATGGACAGACCTCTCGACGAGGGAAGAGCAGGCGAAGGAGACCCTCCAGCAGTGGACGATGTCGAGATGACCGAGGAGGCGACTGTTCACGATGACACCGAGCTTGAACGAACGATCGGCCTCGTCGGTGGCCTCGCGATCGGTGTCGGGACGATGATCGGTGCGGGTATCTTCGTCTTTCCCGGGCTTGCAGCGGGTGAGGCAGGCCCGGCTGCTGCTGTGTCCTTCGCGATCGGCGGCGTCGTTGCACTCCTGGTCGCCTTACCCGCGTCAGAACTGGCGACGGCGATGCCCAGAAGCGGCGGCGGCTACTACTTCATCTCCCGCGGGCTTGGATCAGTGTACGGCGCAATCGTCGGGATCAGTCTCTGGCTGGGGCTCGTGTTCGCGTCAGCCTTTTATCTCGTTGGCTTTGGCGAGTACGCCGGGGCGGCGCTAGCTGAAGTCGGCATCTCTTTGCCCGGGTCAGCGAGCATCGCTCTTGGGGTTGCATTCGGCGTTATTCTCACCGTGCTCAGCGCAACCGGGACGGAAAACGCCGCGAAGCTTCAGAACCTCATTGTCGGGTTTCTCCTCCTGATACTGTCGGTCTTTTTGACCTATGGCTCGCTTGACGCGCTGGGCGTATTCGGTGCCGAATCGGTTCCAGAGGCGTTCGCACCTCAGGGGTACTTCCCGGTCCTGACGACCGCAGCGCTTGTCTTTACGTCCTATCTCGGTTTCGCTCAGATCGCAACCGTCGCGGGGGAGATCAAATCCCCATCCCGCAATCTCCCGCTCGCGATGGTCGGCTCGGTGCTGATCGTAACCGTCTTTTACGTCGTCACTATCTTCGTCGCGACGAGCGCGGTCGGAAGTGAAGCGCTAGAAGGATTCGGTGAGACAGCGATGGTCGAGGTCGGCCGCGAGTTCTTCGGCACGGGTGGCGCGGTCGCGATCCTGCTCGCTGGGTTGCTTGCGACGTTTTCCAGCGCAAACGCATCGATCCTCAGTTCCTCGCGGGCGATCTACGCCCTGAGCAAGGACGCGTTGCTTCCCGCCAAGGCTAGCGAAATCAACCTCCGCTATGGGACACCACACATCGCGCTCGCGCTTGCGGGCGGGCCGATCGTCGTCCTGACTGCCACCGGACAGGTCGAACTGCTCGCGGAGGTCGCCTCCTTCCTCCATCTCGTCATGTATGGGCTGATCTGTATCGCGTTGATCGTACTCCGGCGGAATCCCCCGGACTGGTACGATCCCGATTACCGGATGCCCGGCTACCCGCTGTTGCCGGCAGTCGGTGCCGTCTCGAGCTTCGGTCTGATCGCGTTCATGGGCCGGGTCTCCATTGCGGTCGGCGGCATCATCATGGTGATGGCGGTCGTCTGGCACCGCTACTACGCACGCGAAGTTCGACTCAAAGGTGTACTATGA
- a CDS encoding IS6 family transposase gives MPENARLIGSIDQIDVEFVEREATPELLMKLGIQLHLTGLSLSNIVSILEVFGVKRARSTVHNRVHKADLQPEAGQSPDHVAVDETVIRLNGQQYWLYAAVDPETNELLHTELESTTTTVLAQSFLATVREKHDVEDAVFLVNGASSLQTACSRHGLDFSYEKRGNRNSVERIFREVKRRTSSFSNSFSHAEPETADNWLRSFAFAWNQLI, from the coding sequence ATGCCCGAAAACGCCCGCCTCATCGGTAGTATTGACCAGATTGACGTAGAGTTTGTTGAACGCGAAGCGACACCGGAACTGCTCATGAAACTTGGTATTCAGCTCCATCTTACTGGACTATCACTTTCGAATATCGTTTCCATTCTCGAAGTATTCGGTGTCAAACGGGCTCGGTCAACCGTACACAACAGGGTTCACAAGGCAGATCTACAGCCCGAAGCTGGTCAAAGTCCGGATCACGTTGCGGTTGATGAAACCGTGATCCGACTCAATGGACAGCAGTACTGGCTGTATGCGGCTGTTGATCCGGAAACAAACGAATTACTCCATACAGAGCTTGAATCAACTACTACGACCGTCCTTGCTCAGTCGTTTCTTGCCACAGTACGGGAGAAACACGATGTCGAAGACGCGGTGTTTCTCGTCAATGGCGCAAGCTCGCTCCAAACAGCCTGCTCACGACACGGCCTCGATTTCAGTTACGAAAAACGAGGAAATCGGAATAGTGTTGAACGTATCTTTCGGGAGGTAAAACGACGAACTTCTTCGTTTAGTAATAGCTTTAGCCACGCCGAACCAGAAACTGCTGACAACTGGCTCAGATCGTTCGCCTTCGCATGGAATCAGCTTATCTGA
- a CDS encoding Gfo/Idh/MocA family protein, producing MDRNDVEVGIVGLGNIARHHANKLVDAGATIVGGVDISEEARAGFSEEYNVPTYEDHTELFEQIDAVIVTTPNRFHEEYAVDALEAGLDVLLEKPLAHSLESAERIAAAARDAEGFCMVGFHSRFHHQARIIKEEAESGTFGDVSHVEANYIRRRGIPGRGSWFTNKSVSGGGALIDIGVHALDLALHCLDYPEVVEVSGQTRAEFGTDEEYSYVTMWGEDRGADEFDVDDSVTALIRCADGQTISLEAAWATNRPPSQEFYVRGTDGGARFDKATGDLTLYDADQRGAQNLKTTDVEVQEHNAHTEEQAAFLDAVATGQPPELNTVEEALTVQRIIDAIYRSSETGRAVEIDDEVGTELLAD from the coding sequence ATGGATAGAAACGACGTAGAAGTCGGAATCGTCGGGCTCGGAAATATCGCGCGACACCACGCGAACAAACTCGTGGACGCGGGCGCGACGATAGTCGGTGGCGTCGACATCAGTGAAGAGGCCAGAGCGGGATTCTCCGAGGAGTATAACGTGCCTACCTACGAGGACCACACGGAACTTTTCGAGCAGATCGACGCCGTCATCGTCACTACGCCGAACCGGTTCCACGAGGAGTATGCGGTCGACGCGCTCGAAGCGGGGCTCGACGTCCTCCTCGAAAAGCCATTGGCACACTCCCTCGAAAGCGCCGAGCGGATCGCGGCGGCAGCGCGTGATGCCGAGGGGTTCTGTATGGTCGGTTTTCACAGCCGATTCCACCATCAGGCACGGATTATTAAGGAGGAAGCGGAGTCGGGAACGTTCGGTGATGTCTCTCACGTCGAGGCGAACTACATTCGTCGTCGCGGGATCCCAGGACGCGGGTCGTGGTTTACCAACAAATCGGTGTCCGGTGGCGGTGCCCTGATCGATATCGGCGTTCACGCGCTCGATCTCGCACTACACTGTCTCGATTATCCGGAAGTCGTCGAAGTCAGCGGCCAGACGCGTGCCGAGTTCGGTACGGACGAGGAGTACTCCTACGTGACGATGTGGGGCGAGGATCGCGGTGCAGACGAGTTCGACGTCGATGACTCCGTGACTGCGCTGATCCGGTGTGCGGACGGCCAGACGATATCGCTGGAAGCCGCGTGGGCGACGAACCGACCGCCGAGCCAGGAGTTCTACGTTCGCGGTACGGATGGAGGCGCGCGTTTTGACAAGGCCACCGGCGACCTGACCCTGTACGACGCCGACCAGCGCGGCGCGCAAAATCTGAAAACGACGGACGTCGAGGTACAGGAGCACAACGCACACACTGAAGAGCAGGCGGCATTTCTGGACGCTGTCGCTACCGGTCAGCCCCCCGAGCTGAACACCGTCGAGGAAGCCCTCACCGTCCAGCGGATCATCGACGCGATCTATCGCTCTAGCGAGACCGGTCGCGCGGTCGAAATCGATGACGAAGTCGGGACAGAGCTACTGGCAGACTAG
- a CDS encoding sugar phosphate isomerase/epimerase family protein, which translates to MEIGVHTPPLYDRSFGEALAYLDDIGVDAVEPGVGGWPGDDHLDRRAHLDDEDAQSELAELLDEHDMRISALATHNNPIHPDDERAAEADTELREAIELAGQLDVNTVTCFSGLPAGSPNDETPNWVTAPWPGEHAEAHEYQWEEVAIPYWSEIAEHAATHSVDVAIEMHPNMLVYEPHGLLRLREATNERIGANFDPSHLYWQGIEITDAIRLLGEEDAIHHFHAKDTRVYEEQAREKGVLDTTPYTEEAERSWLFRSIGYGHGELHWKDVVSTLRMVGYDGALSIEHEDSLTSSIEGLEKAVEMLDRAVFDSQPGDAFWA; encoded by the coding sequence ATGGAGATTGGTGTCCATACCCCACCGCTTTACGACAGATCCTTCGGTGAAGCGCTCGCGTATCTCGATGACATTGGTGTCGACGCCGTCGAACCCGGCGTCGGCGGGTGGCCGGGTGACGACCATCTCGACCGGAGAGCACACCTCGATGACGAGGACGCCCAGTCCGAACTCGCCGAGCTGCTCGACGAGCACGACATGCGGATCAGCGCGCTTGCAACCCATAATAATCCGATCCACCCGGACGACGAGCGCGCTGCAGAGGCGGATACGGAACTCCGTGAGGCGATCGAACTCGCTGGACAGCTCGATGTGAACACGGTGACGTGCTTCTCGGGACTACCTGCTGGTAGTCCGAACGACGAGACCCCGAACTGGGTTACTGCTCCCTGGCCGGGCGAGCACGCGGAAGCTCATGAGTACCAGTGGGAGGAAGTAGCAATTCCTTACTGGTCGGAGATCGCCGAGCATGCGGCTACCCACAGTGTTGATGTCGCCATCGAAATGCATCCCAACATGCTCGTCTACGAGCCACACGGCCTGCTACGCCTGCGCGAAGCAACTAACGAGCGGATCGGCGCGAACTTCGACCCATCACATCTGTACTGGCAGGGAATCGAGATCACGGATGCGATCCGATTGCTGGGCGAAGAGGATGCAATTCATCACTTCCACGCCAAGGATACTCGGGTCTACGAGGAGCAGGCCCGCGAGAAGGGAGTCCTCGACACGACGCCGTACACTGAGGAAGCCGAGCGGTCGTGGCTGTTCCGCTCGATCGGCTACGGTCACGGGGAACTGCACTGGAAGGATGTCGTCTCGACGCTCCGGATGGTCGGCTACGACGGTGCGCTCTCGATCGAGCACGAGGACTCGCTGACCTCCTCGATAGAGGGTCTAGAGAAGGCAGTCGAGATGCTCGACCGAGCTGTCTTCGACTCCCAACCCGGTGACGCTTTCTGGGCGTGA
- a CDS encoding Gfo/Idh/MocA family protein, producing MTLQVGVLGYRFMGQAHANALARLPMFFEDAPDVERDVLIGRDEAALDSAADQLGFDRTSTDWEAEIDEVDVFYNLGPNHVHAEPSIAALESGTPVFCEKPLAPTLDVAAEMAQVARDADVPAGSAFNYRFVPAIRYAKGLIEDGKLGEIHHVRGRYLQDWLVDPDAPWSWRNDAELAGSGALGDLGSHTIDLARFLVGEQAGEIERISGHLQTFVDERPVEGGDETRSVTVDDAYSAQVEFESGAMGTFEASRFANGHKNDHTIEIQGSKGSLKFSLERLNELEVLREDSRGYETILVTDETDPYIEHWWPPGHVIGWEHTFVHENYEFLSAVADGGEFEPSFEDGLAAQQVLDAIERSDATGEWVTVE from the coding sequence ATGACACTGCAGGTCGGCGTACTCGGCTATCGGTTCATGGGACAGGCTCACGCGAACGCGCTGGCGCGGCTACCGATGTTTTTCGAGGACGCACCGGACGTCGAGCGCGACGTCCTGATCGGGCGCGACGAGGCAGCACTGGATAGCGCCGCCGACCAGTTAGGTTTTGATAGAACATCGACCGACTGGGAAGCCGAGATCGACGAGGTCGATGTGTTCTACAACCTCGGTCCGAATCACGTCCACGCCGAACCCTCAATTGCCGCGCTGGAATCGGGGACTCCCGTCTTCTGTGAGAAGCCGCTGGCACCAACGCTTGATGTCGCAGCGGAGATGGCGCAAGTGGCACGCGATGCTGATGTGCCCGCCGGGAGCGCGTTCAACTACCGCTTCGTCCCCGCAATTCGCTACGCGAAGGGATTGATCGAGGACGGCAAGCTGGGGGAAATCCACCACGTTCGTGGTCGGTATCTCCAGGACTGGCTCGTCGATCCCGACGCGCCGTGGTCCTGGCGGAACGACGCAGAGCTAGCGGGCAGCGGCGCGCTGGGCGACCTCGGGAGCCACACGATCGACCTCGCACGCTTCCTCGTCGGCGAGCAGGCAGGCGAGATCGAACGGATCTCGGGTCACCTACAGACGTTCGTCGACGAGCGGCCGGTCGAGGGGGGCGACGAGACGCGGTCGGTTACGGTCGACGACGCTTACTCAGCACAGGTCGAGTTCGAGAGTGGAGCGATGGGAACCTTCGAGGCTTCACGCTTTGCCAACGGTCACAAGAACGACCACACGATCGAGATTCAGGGTTCGAAGGGGAGTCTGAAGTTCTCGCTCGAACGGCTCAACGAGCTAGAGGTATTACGGGAGGACTCGCGGGGCTACGAGACAATCCTCGTTACGGACGAGACCGATCCCTATATCGAGCACTGGTGGCCGCCGGGCCACGTTATCGGCTGGGAGCACACCTTCGTTCACGAGAACTACGAGTTCCTCTCTGCGGTCGCCGACGGCGGCGAGTTCGAGCCCAGCTTCGAGGACGGGCTTGCCGCTCAGCAAGTGCTGGATGCGATCGAGCGAAGCGACGCCACGGGAGAGTGGGTCACCGTGGAGTAG
- a CDS encoding translation initiation factor eIF-2B, which yields MIDETVEEIADMQTHSASNVAIKAARALLTVADREVTTVEEYERDLERNASVLRRANPSHAILQNAMADIVDAVSTADLTDVEDAKAVTRSTVDTVIENVRREKQDAAANAVPLFEDGSTILTHDYSSTVLAGLERAVEDGRELEVYVTEARPRYLGRRTARRLAGLDGIETHLIVDSAAGHHLPECDRVITGITSIVDDNMYNRIGTFPLAATANEVGTPMVAVGASSKIVGKRFVFENEYRPVSEVMREPAEGFDIENPGYDATPLSLVDTIITDDGELES from the coding sequence ATGATCGACGAGACAGTCGAAGAGATCGCAGACATGCAGACACACAGCGCCTCGAACGTCGCTATCAAAGCCGCCCGGGCGCTTCTGACGGTCGCCGACAGGGAAGTGACGACCGTAGAGGAGTACGAGCGTGATCTGGAACGTAACGCAAGCGTCCTTCGCCGGGCGAATCCATCACACGCAATCCTCCAGAACGCGATGGCCGATATCGTGGACGCAGTCAGCACTGCTGACCTCACGGATGTCGAGGATGCCAAAGCCGTTACGCGGTCGACAGTCGATACAGTGATCGAAAACGTTCGGCGCGAGAAACAGGACGCCGCAGCGAATGCGGTACCGCTGTTCGAGGACGGCTCGACGATACTGACACACGATTACTCCTCGACCGTACTCGCAGGGCTGGAACGGGCCGTCGAGGACGGGCGTGAGCTCGAAGTTTACGTGACGGAGGCACGGCCACGCTATCTTGGTCGCCGGACAGCGCGTCGACTGGCCGGACTCGACGGCATCGAAACGCATCTGATCGTCGATAGCGCTGCTGGCCACCACCTACCCGAGTGTGACCGGGTCATCACGGGAATCACGTCGATCGTGGACGACAACATGTACAACCGGATCGGGACGTTCCCGCTTGCAGCAACTGCCAACGAAGTCGGGACACCGATGGTGGCCGTCGGTGCCAGCTCGAAGATCGTTGGCAAGCGGTTCGTCTTCGAGAACGAGTATCGACCCGTTAGCGAGGTGATGCGGGAGCCAGCGGAAGGGTTCGACATCGAGAACCCCGGCTACGACGCGACGCCGTTATCGCTTGTGGATACGATCATCACAGACGACGGGGAGCTAGAGTCATAG
- the glyA gene encoding serine hydroxymethyltransferase, whose translation MNYDAVRESDPAVADALVGEVERQRNSLQMIASENHVSEAVLEAQSSVLTNNYAEGYPGARYYAGCEYADDIEELAIERAHELWGGDHINVQPHSGTQANQAVYLAMLEPGDKILSLDLTHGGHLSHGHPANFTGQLYEVEQYEVDAESGYIDYDAVREHAEEFDPDIVVSGYSAYPRTVEWEKIQEAADAAGALHLADMAHITGLVAAGVHPSPVGVADFVTGSTHKTIRSGRGGIVICDEEYADDIDKAVFPGGQGGPLMHNIAGKAVGFGEANSEEFEEYAAQTIENAQALGDRLQEHGFTLVSGGTDNHLVLVDLRDSHPDVTGGDAEEALEEAGIVLNANTVPGETRSPFNPSGIRAGSPALTTRGFDTDAMETVGDCIAQIVDAVAEDEVDAAVEDVATTVDDLCAEHPLYE comes from the coding sequence ATGAACTACGACGCCGTTCGGGAGTCAGATCCCGCGGTCGCCGACGCCCTCGTCGGCGAGGTAGAACGACAGCGCAACAGCTTGCAGATGATCGCGAGCGAGAATCACGTCAGCGAGGCGGTGCTCGAAGCCCAGTCGAGTGTGCTGACGAACAACTACGCCGAGGGGTATCCCGGTGCTCGCTACTACGCGGGCTGTGAGTACGCCGACGACATCGAGGAGCTCGCAATCGAGCGTGCCCACGAACTCTGGGGCGGCGATCACATTAACGTTCAGCCCCACTCCGGGACGCAGGCCAACCAGGCAGTCTATCTGGCCATGCTCGAACCGGGTGACAAGATCCTCTCGCTGGACCTGACCCACGGCGGCCACCTCTCCCATGGCCACCCGGCCAACTTCACCGGCCAGCTCTACGAGGTCGAGCAGTACGAGGTCGACGCCGAATCCGGCTACATCGACTACGACGCCGTCCGCGAGCACGCCGAGGAGTTCGATCCCGATATCGTCGTCTCGGGCTACTCCGCATACCCACGAACCGTCGAATGGGAGAAGATACAGGAAGCCGCCGACGCCGCCGGCGCACTCCATCTCGCCGACATGGCCCACATCACGGGGCTCGTCGCCGCGGGCGTCCACCCGTCGCCGGTCGGCGTCGCCGACTTCGTCACCGGCTCGACCCACAAGACGATCCGCTCGGGCCGGGGCGGAATCGTCATCTGCGACGAGGAGTACGCCGACGACATCGACAAGGCAGTCTTCCCCGGCGGACAGGGCGGCCCCCTCATGCACAACATCGCTGGCAAGGCTGTCGGCTTCGGCGAGGCCAACTCCGAAGAATTCGAGGAATACGCCGCACAGACGATCGAGAACGCACAGGCGCTCGGCGACCGGCTACAGGAGCACGGCTTCACGCTGGTTTCGGGCGGCACCGACAACCACCTCGTGCTCGTTGACTTGCGCGACTCACATCCCGATGTTACCGGCGGAGACGCCGAGGAGGCACTGGAAGAGGCAGGTATCGTCCTCAACGCCAACACCGTCCCCGGCGAGACGCGAAGCCCGTTCAACCCGAGCGGCATCCGTGCTGGCTCCCCCGCACTGACCACCCGCGGCTTCGACACCGACGCGATGGAGACCGTCGGCGACTGCATCGCCCAGATCGTCGATGCCGTCGCCGAAGACGAAGTGGACGCCGCAGTCGAGGACGTCGCCACGACTGTCGACGACCTCTGTGCCGAGCACCCCCTGTACGAGTAG